The sequence below is a genomic window from Streptomyces sp. NBC_00582.
ACTGGCCCGTAGACCCGGACACCGGCAAGTCCCACCGGATGGTGATCGCCCTGCGAGCCGACGCCCACTCGACAGCGGCCGACGGCCAGTACCTCACCGTCGACCCCGAGTACGGACAGCTCACCGTCCGCCGGTACAAGCCCGCGGCCTGAACGCCCGCACCACCCGCCGCCCCGCGCCGCAGGCCGGGGCGTTCGTCATGCCTTTGGAGGCCTGAATGGATGCCACCTCCGGACGCCACGTCAGCACCGTGCAGGCCTGCCGCGGCTTCTCCTACAAGCACCTCACCGACCCCCGGCTGCAGCAGGTGAGCCGACTCTTCCACGACGTCGCGGTGGAACTCCTCACCCTGCTGCCCGACGACCCCGAACTGACCGCCGCCCTGCGCAAGCTGCGCGAGGCCAAGGACTGCGCCGTCCTCCTGGCGGCCGTCGCCCCCGCCCCGGAAGGACGGTAACCACCATGGCCCAACCACTCTCCGCCGACGCCCTGGTGGCCGCCCTCAAGGCCGAAGGCGTCACCGTCGTCGAGCACGACGGATGGCGCACCCACAACCGCAACCACAAGGGCCCCTGGGGCCCGGTCAACGGCGTGATCATCCACCACACCGTCACCTCCGGCACGCAGGCCTCCGTCGACATCTGCTTCAACGGCTACGCCGAGCTGCCCGGGCCGCTGTGCCACGGCGTCATCGCCAAGGACGGCACCGTCCACCTGGTCGGGAACGGGCGCGCTAACCACGCCGGAGGCGGCGACGGCGACGTCCTCGACGCCGTGATCGCCGAGGACTACGGCGACAAGCCCCCGGCCACCGACAAGCACGAGGGCAGCGCGGGCGCGGTCGACGGCAACGCCCGCTTCTACGGCTTCGAGTGCGTCAACCTCGGCGACGGCAAGGACCCCTGGCCGGACGTCCAGCTGGAGGCCATGGTCCGCTCGGCGGCCGCGCTGTGCCGGGCGCACGGCTGGACGGCCCGGAGCGTGATCGGGCACCTGGAGTGGTCGGACTGGAAGTCGGACCCGCGCGGCTTCACCATGGCCAGCTTCCGCGCCGCGGTCGCCGAGAAGCTCGGCGCGAAGCCGGCCGACAACACGCCGCCGTCGACGCCGAAGTTCCAGCCGTTCCCCGGCGCCGCCTGGTTCCACAAGAACCCGCGCTCGGCGATCGTCACCGCGATGGGCAAGCGGCTGGTCGCCGTGGGCTGCTCGGCGTACGCCAGCGGCCCGGGCCCTCAGTGGACCGAGGCCGACCGTAAGTCCTACGCCAGGTGGCAGCGCGAGCTCGGCTACACCGGGACGGCCGCCGACGGCTGGCCCGGCGCCAAGTCCTGGGCAGCGCTGAAGGTCCCGTACGTCAAGGAGGTCTGAGGGATGAAGGACACCAGCAAGCGGACCCTGCGCACCGTCGTGCAGACCTCGCTCGGTATCGCGGCCGTCCTGCCCGCGGTGGTCGACGCGTCCGGCATCCCGGCCGCCCTGCCGTGGGTCGCCGGCGCGCTCGCTGTCTCCGCCGGCGTCACCCGGGTCATGGCTCTGCCCGGCGTCCAGGCCCTGCTCCCCGGCTGGCTGCGTACGGACGACACCAGCAGGGACGGTGACCTTCGCGCCGCGCTGAAGCGCTCAGCCGAGGGCGGTGGCGGGTGACGCCCCCGGAGTCGACCGCCGTGGCCGTGGAACTGGAGCGGCTGCGCGGCACGGTCGAGGCAGGGTTCGCGCGCCAGGACGGGCAGCTGGCGCTGCTCGTCCAGCGTGGTGACCAGACTGACCGGCAGCTCGCCGACCACGAGCAGCGCCTGGACGCGATCGAACGCAACCGCTGGCCGGCCGCCTCCGTAGGCATGCTGACCGGCGTCGTCGGCGCCGCTACCGGCCTGCTCGCCCTACTCACCCGCTGAACCACACGCGCCCCCCTGTACGGCCCACACGGGCCGTACAGGGGGGCGCTCTCGTGCGTGCGGCGGCTACCCGATGGAGTACTCGTAGCCGATGACGAGCCGGTAGGGCAGGCACCATTCGCCGTACTCGATGACGCCCTGGTCGTCCCACAGCCGGTGCGCCCCGGCGAGGATGGGCGAGCCGACCCGCAGGCCGAGGAAGCCGGCTTCCCGCGAGTCGGCATCCCGGGCATGCATGTCGTCGCGGCCCGCCACGACCTTCCGGCCGGTCTCCTCCTGGACCTTCGCGAGCAGCCCGGGCGAGCTGGTGCGCGAGGTCGACAGCAGCTCGGGCACGACGGCGGCGAACTGTGCCGGGTACCAGGTGACGGCGAGCATGAGGCGCTGGCTGCCGCGGCCGGTGTGCCACTGCCTGCGCACGACCTGGTCGCCCTCGTCGAGGCCGAAGATCTCCGCCACGTAGAGCGGCGGGACGATGAGCTCGGCGCTGGTGACGATCATCGTCTCGCCTTCGCTGAGCACGGACCCGGTGCGCTGGACGCGGACGACTCGGTCGTGCCCGCTCGCTGTGACCGCCGGCGCGTTCGAGACGAAGGTGCCCCGGCGGGACGTCGTGATGTAGCCCTCGACCTGGAGCTGATCGAGGCTGCGCCCGAGGGTGGCGACGGCGACGCCCTCGGCCTTGGCGAGCTCCCGGACGGGCGGCAGCTTGGCGCCCTCGGCCAGGTCGCCATCGAGGATGCGGCGCCGGATGCGCTCGGCGACGCGCATGTAGGTGGGCTGGGCCGGGTCCGTCATGGCTCCTCCGCAGTGAGTGTCCTAGGTCACCGACGAGTGTACTAGGACACTCGTCATCCGGAGTGGTGAAGGGCAGGGAAGGACTGGCATCTGTGACCTAGTTCAGCGTATGGTCTGAACTAGGTCACACTTCTGGCCAGCCCAGAGGTGCGCTCTGCCCAGGACCACGACCGGAGGCAACCGTGAGCAGCGAGGACACAGAAGGCGCCCGGCGCCCCGTACAGACAGAGCCAGGAGTCCTCGTGCACTCGGGCGCCGACCGCCGGCTGGCCACAGAGCACTGGCTCCTGTCCACCCTCACCGACAGGAAGCGGCAGGCGGCCCGCCGGGAGTGGGAGAGAAACGGGATCACGGCGCTGCCCATGGGCACGCTCATGTCCGCCGTGCGCCTGCCCGCGTCCCTGGTCGTCGCCGCCACCGGGGGCCGGTTCCTCTCCGGCGAGGTCGATCGGATGCTCGGCGAGATCTTCGAGGGCGGCCCGGTCATCTGCGACCCGGGCGGCCACCGTTACTACGCCCTGGTCCCGGCCTCGGTCCCGCGCACATGGCCCGACGCCCTGGACGACTGGCGCGCACACGAAGTCGAGTGTCTCGGCAAGGGCTACCACCTCTGCGTGCCGCGGCTGGACATCACCCGCCACGACGAGGCGTACGTCTCGTACTGGTCGGTGCCCATGCCGTCGATGGCGACGCTCTGCACGCCGCTCAGGGTGGCCCGGCTGATCGCCGCCGGCGTACACGCCCTCGGGGCGCAGGCCGGGGCCGACCGGTGACCAGATCATGCG
It includes:
- a CDS encoding peptidoglycan-binding protein; the protein is MAQPLSADALVAALKAEGVTVVEHDGWRTHNRNHKGPWGPVNGVIIHHTVTSGTQASVDICFNGYAELPGPLCHGVIAKDGTVHLVGNGRANHAGGGDGDVLDAVIAEDYGDKPPATDKHEGSAGAVDGNARFYGFECVNLGDGKDPWPDVQLEAMVRSAAALCRAHGWTARSVIGHLEWSDWKSDPRGFTMASFRAAVAEKLGAKPADNTPPSTPKFQPFPGAAWFHKNPRSAIVTAMGKRLVAVGCSAYASGPGPQWTEADRKSYARWQRELGYTGTAADGWPGAKSWAALKVPYVKEV
- a CDS encoding GntR family transcriptional regulator, which encodes MTDPAQPTYMRVAERIRRRILDGDLAEGAKLPPVRELAKAEGVAVATLGRSLDQLQVEGYITTSRRGTFVSNAPAVTASGHDRVVRVQRTGSVLSEGETMIVTSAELIVPPLYVAEIFGLDEGDQVVRRQWHTGRGSQRLMLAVTWYPAQFAAVVPELLSTSRTSSPGLLAKVQEETGRKVVAGRDDMHARDADSREAGFLGLRVGSPILAGAHRLWDDQGVIEYGEWCLPYRLVIGYEYSIG